DNA from Delphinus delphis chromosome 8, mDelDel1.2, whole genome shotgun sequence:
CCGTCGATCAGTCTAGTCTGCTCCGGGATCTCTCCTGCTCTTCGCCCACCTCACACCGTCTCCGGGAGGGCGCTTGAGCGACGGCCAACGACAGCCAATCGCCGCTCTCGGATCCCTCTAACAACCAATCGCCCTTGCGACTGACGGAACTCATGCGCGACCAAAACACGGAAGGGGCGGGAGTGAGGGGCGGCGGGACGCGCGGAAAGGTACCGCTGCTGGCGCCGCGGTTCTCCTAGCGTGGCGCAAGCGGAGATCCCTAGGGCCCGAATTCCCCCAACTGCGCAGGCTCGGTCCACGGCACCCACTGGGCATGCGCAGAGCTCGGGCTGAGCGCAGAGAGGGGTCTCCGACCTTCTGTTGGTTATCAAGCTATCTGGCCGCGTGGGCGGTGAGGCAGAGGAACAGGTGGAGGAGACcggggaggcggaggaggaggcaTGCGAGGCTCCGTGCCCAGCACAGCAAGCCCCGCTCAGCCCGAACTGGGGGTGCTTCACCTTCTTAATCTTACTGTTTCTTAAATATCAGTATTCCTTGTGGCATCTCTTTCCCCTACACCTCACCTCCTGTGTCACCAGGCTCAGTGAATGACTCCTTCAAGTCAGAAACCTGGCGGTCATGGCTGATTCCTCCCTCACACGTAGCATCCAATGCATTGCCAAGTCCTGTAAATGCTACCCCCTTAAATACAGGATCTCTCATGTTCATCCCCCGTTCTTGATGTTCGCCGCCCCCTCTCTAGTCCATTAACAACGTCCATCCCGGATGTCTACACTGACCTAACTGGTTCCACTGCGGGCACTCGTACTTCCCTCCAAACCATTCTCGACGGAGCTCTCAAGTGATCTTTACAAAGAGCAAATCTGATCAAACCACCACCCTGCTTTAAACACTCAAAGTCATTCTGTTGTCCTCAGGACAAAGCCCCAAACCATACTGAGGCTTTCTAGACTGTTCAGCATCTGGGTCCTGCATACTTCTCTCCACCGTGTCTTGAGTGCTTCTCGAACTCACTCTCTGCTCTCCAGCCCCCacatttctttcagtttctccacCACACCTAGCCGCCTTTCCTCCCCTGCCTtgtacttgctgtttcctctgcctggaataatcttccctttctccccttcccacATATGTTTGATTCCTACTCATTCTTCTGGTCTCAACGAAGATGCTTCTTTTTCCTGGAAGTCTTCCTGGACATCCCTTTCCTGCATTTCCCCATTACAGCTCTATCATGCGGTATTGTATTTGCCTATTTATGTGTCTGCATTCTGCACTAGACTCAGTTCAGTGAGAGAGGGCAGGGATTGCGTGTGTTTTTCACGTTTATAACCCCATTGTTTAGCCTAGTGGCTGAAACTCAGTAAGGGTCCAAgacatatttgtttaaaaattatgtacCTTAGTAAAGTTCATTGGGATTGATATTTACTGCGTTATATTTTCTAACCTAAATATAAacctatataatttatataatcagAAAACACCTTACATGTtcaacataaataaaatgaacttaaAGATGCCATTAAaaatagcagggcttccctggtggcgcagtggctgagagtccgcctgccgatgcaggggacacgggttcgtgccccggtccgggaagatcccacatgccgcggagcagccgggcccgtgagccatggccgctgagcctgcgcatccagagcctgtgttccgcaatgtgagaggacacaacagtgaggcgcctgcgtaccgcaaaaaaaaaaaatagcaaagccagggacttcactggtggcacagtggataagactctgagctcccaattcCGGGGGACgggtttccatccctggtcagggaactagatcccacatgcaggcagcaactaaggagccctgtaGCTGCAATTAATGAGCCTGCCTGTCGCAAccaagacccggcgcaaccacataaataaatacttttaaaaaatagcaaagacaGAGTAAAATCAGAATTTTGTGCATGAAGTTTGCTACTAACAACAAACAGTGAATTAAACTTTgtccctattttaaaatataattcaagagtaacaaaaatatgttttatcaaCTTTATCCATTCAAAAGCACATAGGTATATTAATACTTCATAAAATGCCAACTGTATTTGAATTCAGATTTACACCATTAAAGATGGCCCTTAGCTTTAATTTAGCAATTTCATGAAGAAAAATCCATTCACTGAGCTGTGTAGACTCAAACAATATATAGAGAGCAAAAATTTCAGGACATCTCTGGAATCCACGCATGTTTCCAAATTTTGAAACGGTGTATTGCTGTCTAACATAGGTCACTTCCATCTCAATCTGCTTCTCTTGAAAACAAGACACAATTTTGGCTGGATAATTCAAGACACATCCtgatatttgttctttaaaagctgccagaaagggcttccctggtggcgcagtggttgagagtccgccccagtccgggaagatcccacatgccgtgtagcggccaggcccgtgagccatggccgctgagcctgcgcatctggagcctgtgctctgcaatgggagaggccacaacagtgagaggcccgcgtaccgcaaaaaaaaaaaaaaaaggctgccaGAAAATCTTAAAGCGTAATTCATACTCATCAAAAACTGTGGATCTCTTCTGAAAGTATAAAGTGAATTAGGTTATGTTTTGCGTTCATTTTCTTAAATCCCTATTTCTGAAATGTGATCAGGCTCTTTGTCACTACTAAATATGTGATTGCATTGAGTTCTGGGCAGGTCACCCTAGAAACTGAGTACATCTTCCAGTCACCATCAGCTCAATTCACAGGTCTAGTAGGAATCTGAATACCTGCCCTCCCATCAACAATAGTTTCTTGTGAAATTTCAAGTTCAGTGTGTTTGGCCGTCTTGTCATATTGGTAAACAAACTGCTCCTCTGTGAACTATTAAGAGTTGTATTTCTTAGATCAGGGGAAGTAGCTTGATAAACCTTTGAGTTTTGAGGACCTATAATTTAGCAtaccaatatatgcaaattaaccAAACATCCATATTCTGCCACCCTTTCTAAATATTCCATTATTCTGTGACTAGCGCGGACAGGAGCATGGGGAAAATGCACAACTCCAAGCTGCCTAGCCAAAGGCAGGTGCCCTGAAGCCCCCTGTGATATAGGTTAGTCAGAATGGCAAGGCTGGAAGTGAGTGACCTGGATGATTATCTAGGCCAcccttcattttagagatgaggaagttAAGGTTCAGAAAGCAGAAGTGGACTTCTCAAGGTCACTTGCTGTGATTGTGGTACACCCAGGTTTTCTGTTCCTGGTCCAGTGCTCTCTCTGACATCCTGCAGCAGCTTATCTGTTTCAAGTCCTGTGTAAGATCCCAGAAAACAGGAACCAGCGTGCTAGAGTTTCCTAGTATCCAAAACTCCCTGAAATTTGCCCACATTTAGGAGTGAAAGACTTTTTATTATGATGAAACCCTTATAAGACTTCCCCCTCCCAATCCGTCTCTTCTGAGGCAACAGCTCACACTTATTCAGCACCGACTGTATGCCAGCCAAGTTCTAACCCACAACCAAATGACAGTTACTTTTATCAcagtccccactttacagatgagaaaagtgaggtgcTCTGTTTAcatatcttgcccaaggtcacaaagataattagtggagctgggactcaaatccaggcagtctggatCAAGAGGCTGTGCTCTGGACTCTCTAGAGCTCTCTAGAAGGAGCAGCCTGTTCAAGGAAGGGGAATGAAGATGCCTGTACTAGCcgatggactttttttttctgattgacaTTTTTGCTACAACTTCACCCTTCAAAGACGTTTGTTCTCCCATCCTCTCTCTACAtgtcccttcctccctgcagGAACTTCGTAGACCCAATATATGTGTCACCGACCCCATCTCACCATCTGGGCCCTGTCTCTGATCCTCCCACTCCAACACCACAGCCTCGCTGCCCATTCGCCTGTCAAAGGATGACCAGTTGTCCAGTTTATAAACTCCAATTTgactttaataaattaaattccaGGCCATCACACAGCAATGGACATCATCATCTCCCACTATACAGAGGTGCAGCTCTGCTGTTGCTCCATCATCACACACTCTGTAAATAAAGCCCCTAAAGCCATCTCTGGGGAAAGGCTTCCCATCAGGCTCCTGGCTCCCTCCTTCCAACAGAGCCACTGCTCACAGAGAAGGCATCAAGTACAAAAACGGTaacaaagggggagggagggctgaggagcagaaggggaggcagggaggtggggagtaCCTGCCCCCCAACCCGGGCACCGGCCCGGCTTTCTATGAGCTGTCAATGTCCTCAGAGGCAGACATTGGTGCTGGTCGGAGTGGGGacctgagggaggtgagggagcccCATCCGAAAGGGAATTGCCTACCCTCCTGGGATAGGGAAGAAGGGTCACCTGGGAGAGATGCCCTCTGTTACCTGTTCACTGAGGGTCCGGGACCACACatataaatagaaaagagaataaataaggGAGGAAGGATCAGCTGAGGAGCTGAGCACCCCAGGACTCCTCTGAGGGGCCAGTGCCAACAGCAGGCCAGCGGGTCCGAGGAACGCCCACACGCACCAGGACAGAGCCTCCTCTTTCTCCGGACCACCCGCTCCCTCCTCTGTGTCCTCAGCAACGGGTGTCCACCTCTCACACACTTCCCATTGCAAGTCCCCTTCCAACTAGCCCCAGAGCCCAGGGTGGACAGGGCTTCCTGGaacccagagggcttccctggcccaGGCTACCGGGAATCCAGGAAGGGGAATGGAAGGGAATGTGGGGAAGGGGCTGAGAGGATGCCTGCCCTCTCCTAGCTCAGGAGGTGAGCAGGGCCCtcagagctgggggctggggttgCCATTGGCCTTAGGTTTGGATTTGAAGGAAAAGCGCTTGATAAGACGGCGAGAAAAGCTGCCAGCCTTCTTTCGGACGCTGGGTGTGGCCGTCGCGTTGGAGAGGTCATCGTGTGATTGGCTCAGACCGGCTTCCTTCTGACGAGGCCTCCGGCGGAAGATGAGCTTAGTGCCACTGCGCAGGAAGCTCActgtgaggggagaggggaggctgaGGCGGAGAGAGGGGTTCcacggggtggggtgaggaggggagcAGAGAAAGGACAAGCATGAAGGGGTCCAAGATGCAGAACAGAACAAACATGCCCTTTATCCTTCCTGAGGAAAACATGGTGATGCTCCTGACCACCGCCCCTGAGGTGGAATGTCACGGGGCTGGCTGCTCCGTGAGGACAGATTGATGATTGGGCCTCTTTACTACGGAAAGACAAAGGCGGGGCAAAGGGTGTTCCTAAAAGCCATGAAGGGACAAAATGGGTTGACGCTGACTTGCTGACCAAATTCCAGGATGTGAGCAGGAAGCAGTGTGTCTGGAAAACTTCAACGAGGTAAATTCAGGACGAATATCATGAGAAGGGTGTTTACACGGCAGGCTTCGGACTTAGGACTCTCATTATCCCAAGAAGTGATGCAGGCTTAAATcataaatagttataaatactCGTGAGTGATAGACTCACTGGCAGAGGGATGTGGATGTCTGGGGGCAAGCCCTTGAACCTGAGAAATTAGAAATACCACAGCTGTGCACAGACGGTGTCACTGCTAGAGGGGTACTCCTAGGGTTGCCTGGGGTAGGAATTCTTACACGCATAGGGGAGAGAGttaagaatgaaaggaaagggTGATGGGCGAGAATAAGGGAAGGAGGATATGCGCTTAgatccaggaagaaagaaaaaagggaggtaaaaggaaatatttttacatcTCTTCTTATCACCCAAACCTGTTAGATCCAAGCCAAGACTCAAGACATCAAGTTCCCCCCTCTCTACTCAAGCTTGGCTGAAACAGGCTGGGAACTCTGGCATCCCttaggggaggaaggaggagattgGCCCGAGGCTCCTATGTCCCTTAGTGTCCAGTGGGACCCAGGTGATGATACTGGGTATAAAAGAAGGGGGGGGCTGCCAATATCTCCCCACCTTTGTGATCCTTGAGGCTGCGGGTTTCCAGCGCACCAGTAGACCCTGTTTCCGACTCAACGTCATCCACAGAGGGCCTCTCAGAAATGTCCGAACGTGTTGTCTCATCTGCTTCCTGGACACTCGTGGGACTGGAGAGGGCATCTAGGGGTCCTGGGGACATGGCTGGTGGGTCTGAGGGAGGTGAAGAGGGACCTCCACTGGGCCCTGCATCATCCTGCATTGAGGCTTCCAGGGatgccgcatagcccagggataGTGCCAACTCGTCCTGGGCAATGGGCACCTGGCAGGAGGGACAAGTTTTAATGGGCAGGAGTGACCAATGAGGGTTCTCTCCCTagcccagctcctctccccagaGCCCCGTTACCTTGGAAACCCCGGAGATGATGAGTGTGCTACGCTTGGTGGGTGTCTTCTTGGCTGCCCGCCCGCTGGGCTCAGTCAGCTGGCGAATGGCTGTCTCTGCTACAGGGTCCAAGCCGTTGGAAAGGTGGCTCTCCCCTGCTGGAGGATGGATACAGGGCATGGCTAGCCTGACTCCTCCCCAGCTCCTTCTTGGACCTGAACTCCTGTGCCCCACCCAAAATGGTTTTTGACTCTGGGGCCCGGGTGCCAACCACCACTCACACTTCCCGATTCCCTACTCACGGCTGCTGCTGTGGGAGGTACTGCTGGGGCCACCGCTCTCGCTCAGCACAGTTGTTGTCTTCTCAGTCACCTCCACCTTGGACGGGGAGCGGGAGGGGGAGtctggtgggtgggggagggtcaGTGAGCTGGGAGCTGCTTTAGAGTGGCCCCCACCCCCTACCGTCTTTATTGAGATGCAGACTTTGGTTGACTCAGAGGGTAGGGATGACTAAGGGATGATTAATCACAGGAGTGACTAAGAAGATGCCATGGGGACAAAAAGACACCACAGGAACCAATGGGAGCGTGGGAAAGTGCCACGGGGCCCACGAAGGGCTCGGAGAGATGCCATGAAAATGTTGAGTGTGCAGAGATGGCAAAGGGGCCCAGTGGAGGTAGGGGGAATTCCATGGGACCCCTAGGGATGGAAGAAATGTCATGGAGGGCCCCTGGGAGTGGGAGAGTTGCCAGGGAGGCCACTGGGTTTGTTGGAGGGTCCCACAGGGTGCTGGAGGTTGAGGGGCGAGGGCGGGGCAATtgggcagctggggctgggaaaagggaaggggaaacacatgtgaaaaaacagaggggggaaaaaaaaaagacagaagggaACTTGGGGAGGTGGAAGTGTGAGAATACTGTAGGAGGGGCTGGTAGATCCAGGAttgaagagggagaggactaGTTAGGGAAATGGAGGGATGCAAGGGAAAGTTTGAGAGAGTCAAAGACAATGAGGAAGATGTGGTCGGAAAACAGGGAGAGCCGGAATTAGGGCTTTCCTTGCCCTTTCCCTGTCCAGCCACGGATCTGCAGTCTGGGGCCCCTGGCTAGAGCTGGGCTCCCAGGCTCCTCCTCTTTACCTAATTTGCCATCTACCCGGGGCCGGGACTGGACGGTGGTGACTGTGGTGACAATGGTGCCATCGGGCATGATGGTCCGGTCAAGCTCAATCTTCTTGGTAGGTGTGATGCTGGGGCGTggagtggagggggtgggagtgCCCAGGTTCCGGGGGGAGCCCTCCTCATACTGAAGCTGCCGAGGGGTGGAAGTGGAAAGAGGCAGGGCCTCAGAGACTGGTCTTCCCCCCCCCAGCCCgtgtcctcccacctccccccagggGCCAGCTTCTCACCTCTACTGCCATGGTGGCTGCCTGCCCCAGGGCTTTACCTGGCCCAGGGGTGAGTGGGCACACCTGTCTTCGGGACAGTGGTCTGGAAGGGGAGGCCACAGACATTGTGGCCTGGCCCAGGAATTCAGCTGGGGAAAGGGGTGGCACTGTGAGCTGGGGCCATGACCAGGCCCCGCTCAGCACCCACCCAGAGGTGCTCCTTCCTGCCCCATACTCACTGTCTCCACAGCTGCTACTCCTCAGCACTTTGAGGATCAGCTCCCGGCTCTGGGGCCCCAGATCCCTGTGGCCAAgaagaggtggggcagggaggggggagattagcaaactgaatccaccCTTGAGTCGATCACAGGCCAGAGGCAGACAGAGATGGAGGTAAATAAGATAGAACAAGTGCTGCAATCATCCTCCAAATATGGTCTCTTCCCAAGAGAATGGGATGGGGCTGAGCAGGGACCATACTACTCAGCCAGGCATTCAAATCCTCCATGCTCCTGCCCCATCCTGCCTTCGCAGTCTCCCTCTACGGCAAAtcactctctctttcctttactCAAGCTGTCCCCTCTGCCATGAACACTTCTCTCTAACACTCTGTTAAAATCCTACTCTTGCTCGAAGGTGTGAtttaaatgccacctcctccatgaagcccacTCTGATCCTTAACCTATGGGAATTAAGCTCCCCCATCTAAGCACTTCCATGGCACTTTGTGTAAACCTGGACTGGAGCACTTATACCACCTTCTTTACGTACACCTGTCTCTGCTTCTAGCCTGCGATCAACTCAGGGCGAGGGTGTATCTTGGTTATATCTGGACTAAGCCAGGCCCTGGCAGACAGTAGAGGCTCACACCAAGGTTTACTGAAAACAGAGCTGATTCATGCCAGGGCTCTGCTGGAAGGCTCTGATCCCCAGTCCAGCTGTGGGAgcaagggtgggggctggggagtcACTCCTTACAGTGCCAGGTCCTCGCTCCACTCCACCTCGGGCCCAGCCCTCATGGGCTTGGTCCACTTCTGTTGCACGGGGTCGTCGAGCTCAGCTACACAGCACACTTCCCCAGTGCCTGTGGGGGACCGGAAATTTGAAAATGCTCAGTTCCAAGCTGAGAGGCCACGCCCTTGGCAGGGGCGCCAGGGGCACCTGCAACCATAGCCTCGGCAGTCCCCCAGAAGATTCTGGCTCTCACCTTCCAGCTCACGTCCCAGGTGAGATGCTCGAAGCTGCCTTAGGAATAACCGGGTAGGTCTGGGGATGGCTGGCTGGGCTTGGGGCACCATAGGTGGCTTCTCACTGGGTACCTAAGAGCAGAAGGAGGTAGAAAGAGCAAGAATCCCGACACAGGACCCTGGGGACAGTATGCACGCAAACTATCTGCTTTGAGCACCTACTCACCAGGCCCCCAGGGGCAGAGCAGGCCCTGAGGTTGACCATCATAGCTGGCTGGGTGCTGACTATGGAATCCTCGATCAGCTCCTCGATAGTGGAGAGCTCTACTTGCTCCTCACCTCTCTGCAGGGCGAAGAACAAGGAGGTGAGGCCCCCCAGCtccgcctccccctccctgtTCTGCCGcttctctcccagccctgcccccttaCCT
Protein-coding regions in this window:
- the C2CD2L gene encoding phospholipid transfer protein C2CD2L isoform X1; amino-acid sequence: MDPDWGQRDVGWAALLVLFAASLLTVLGWLLQYARGLWLARARGGRGPGPALAAEPAGSLRELGAWRSLLRLRATRAGAPEEPGVRGLLASLFAFKSFRENWQRAWVRALNEQACRDGSSIQIAFEEVPQLPPKASISHVTCTDQSERTMVLHCQLCAEEVMFPVSVTQQSPAAVSMETYHVTLTLPPTQLEVNLEEIPGEGLLVSWAFTDRPDLRLTVLPKLQNRERGEEQVELSTIEELIEDSIVSTQPAMMVNLRACSAPGGLVPSEKPPMVPQAQPAIPRPTRLFLRQLRASHLGRELEGTGEVCCVAELDDPVQQKWTKPMRAGPEVEWSEDLALDLGPQSRELILKVLRSSSCGDTEFLGQATMSVASPSRPLSRRQVCPLTPGPGKALGQAATMAVELQYEEGSPRNLGTPTPSTPRPSITPTKKIELDRTIMPDGTIVTTVTTVQSRPRVDGKLDSPSRSPSKVEVTEKTTTVLSESGGPSSTSHSSSPGESHLSNGLDPVAETAIRQLTEPSGRAAKKTPTKRSTLIISGVSKVPIAQDELALSLGYAASLEASMQDDAGPSGGPSSPPSDPPAMSPGPLDALSSPTSVQEADETTRSDISERPSVDDVESETGSTGALETRSLKDHKVSFLRSGTKLIFRRRPRQKEAGLSQSHDDLSNATATPSVRKKAGSFSRRLIKRFSFKSKPKANGNPSPQL
- the C2CD2L gene encoding phospholipid transfer protein C2CD2L isoform X2, whose translation is MDPDWGQRDVGWAALLVLFAASLLTVLGWLLQYARGLWLARARGGRGPGPALAAEPAGSLRELGAWRSLLRLRATRAGAPEEPGVRGLLASLFAFKSFRENWQRAWVRALNEQACRDGSSIQIAFEEVPQLPPKASISHVTCTDQSERTMVLHCQLCAEEVMFPVSVTQQSPAAVSMETYHVTLTLPPTQLEVNLEEIPGEGLLVSWAFTDRPDLRLTVLPKLQNRERGEEQVELSTIEELIEDSIVSTQPAMMVNLRACSAPGGLVPSEKPPMVPQAQPAIPRPTRLFLRQLRASHLGRELEGTGEVCCVAELDDPVQQKWTKPMRAGPEVEWSEDLALDLGPQSRELILKVLRSSSCGDTEFLGQATMSVASPSRPLSRRQVCPLTPGPGKALGQAATMAVELQYEEGSPRNLGTPTPSTPRPSITPTKKIELDRTIMPDGTIVTTVTTVQSRPRVDGKLDSPSRSPSKVEVTEKTTTVLSESGGPSSTSHSSSRESHLSNGLDPVAETAIRQLTEPSGRAAKKTPTKRSTLIISGVSKVPIAQDELALSLGYAASLEASMQDDAGPSGGPSSPPSDPPAMSPGPLDALSSPTSVQEADETTRSDISERPSVDDVESETGSTGALETRSLKDHKVSFLRSGTKLIFRRRPRQKEAGLSQSHDDLSNATATPSVRKKAGSFSRRLIKRFSFKSKPKANGNPSPQL